The segment CCTGTTGATCATCCCAAATAGAAATAACGCTCTATTGAGTTCATCATCAGATTTCAGCTTAAAAGCCGTCTCTGTATCATTGAAAATTTTTTGTGTTATCATTGCGGTTTTATTAATACAACAAAGATAATTATTGGTAAATGAATTTTTATTAAAATTCTCCTTATTTTCGAACTTTAAAACATCAGCAAATACTTGAAAAATATGGGAACCCACGCAGTGCAGGCACCAGTTTATTACTCCGGTGAAGCCTATGAAAAACTTAATAAATTCCTAAAAGAAAGTGCACCTTCAATCCTGTTTGTTTTGGTGGACAGCAACACCAGGGAATTTTGTCTTCCCGACTTTCTACCCCGCCTGGAAACTTCAGTAAACATTGAGGTAATTGAAATGGAAGCAGGTGAAGAACACAAGAACATTGACACCTGTAGCGGGATTTGGAATGCATTATCAGAACTGGAAGCAGACAGGAAGAGCGTTATGCTAAACCTGGGCGGAGGTGTTGTTACAGATCTTGGAGGATTTGTGGCCAGTACATTTAAACGAGGTATAAAATATGTGAATATACCCACTACTTTACTATCTATGGTTGATGCTTCAGTTGGTGGTAAAACAGGTGTTGATCTGGGGAATTTAAAGAACCAGGTGGGGGTAATTACTCAGCCAGAGATGGTAATGATTGATTCCAATTATTTGAGCACACTTTCTTCCGCAGAAATGAGGAGTGGCCTTGCCGAAATTTTAAAACATGGTTTAATTTCCAGTAAAGACTACTGGAGAAAAGCGGTAAATCTTAAGGAACTTACTCTTGAAGATCTGGATGATCTAATTGTAGAATCGGTGCAGATTAAATCTGCCGTGGTACAGAAAGATCCTTTAGAGGAAAACCTGAGAAAGACATTAAATTTTGGCCATACTTTTGGTCATGCAATAGAATCTTATTTTCTTACACACCCGCATAAAAAAACTTTACTACACGGGGAAGCGGTTGCGGCAGGAATTGTAATAGCCGCGTATCTC is part of the Antarcticibacterium sp. 1MA-6-2 genome and harbors:
- the aroB gene encoding 3-dehydroquinate synthase; protein product: MGTHAVQAPVYYSGEAYEKLNKFLKESAPSILFVLVDSNTREFCLPDFLPRLETSVNIEVIEMEAGEEHKNIDTCSGIWNALSELEADRKSVMLNLGGGVVTDLGGFVASTFKRGIKYVNIPTTLLSMVDASVGGKTGVDLGNLKNQVGVITQPEMVMIDSNYLSTLSSAEMRSGLAEILKHGLISSKDYWRKAVNLKELTLEDLDDLIVESVQIKSAVVQKDPLEENLRKTLNFGHTFGHAIESYFLTHPHKKTLLHGEAVAAGIVIAAYLSHKQQGLNEEELEEITNNILQLYFRVDLEEEDLEEILALLKFDKKNSHGKIKFVLLEQIGKPVIDLEVSRDLQFEALRYYIDLKKH